One Solirubrobacter pauli DNA segment encodes these proteins:
- the ruvX gene encoding Holliday junction resolvase RuvX, translated as MSDPTGTLATPLEPVLRPASKKGWAALKARIAALEVERVVVGLPVSLSGADSAQTVEVREFAARLARAQPVPVELYDERFTTSLAHQAGGRSSLDSRAAAVLLEEWLAKA; from the coding sequence GTGAGTGACCCGACGGGGACGCTCGCGACGCCGCTCGAGCCGGTGCTCCGGCCCGCTTCCAAGAAGGGGTGGGCGGCGTTGAAGGCGCGGATCGCTGCTCTGGAGGTGGAGCGGGTGGTCGTCGGGCTGCCGGTGTCCCTGAGCGGGGCGGATTCCGCGCAGACGGTCGAGGTGCGGGAGTTCGCGGCGCGGTTGGCGCGGGCGCAGCCGGTGCCCGTCGAGCTCTACGACGAGCGCTTCACCACGTCCTTGGCGCACCAGGCGGGCGGACGCTCGTCGCTGGACTCCCGGGCGGCCGCCGTGCTGCTCGAGGAGTGGCTCGCTAAGGCCTAG